A segment of the Catenuloplanes nepalensis genome:
CAGTTCGACGATGAGCCGATCCAGTGGTACGTCGTCGAAGAGCGCGAGCGTGCCCGGCGCCAGGATCGTGGTGGGGGACAGGTTCAGCGACATGAAGCCCGGCGTGTCCCGGCTCGCGGCCAGCGCGTTGCGGATCGCGGACCGTTCCAGCGCGATGCCCTCGCCGACCCGGGCCGCCTCCTCGAACCAGGTCAGCGGCGACCCGGTGGGGAACCGGCTGAGCGCCTCCGAGCCCGCGATCTTGCCACTGGTCAGGTCCACGATCGGCTGGACCACCACGACCGGGCCGCCGTTGCGTTCCAGCTCGGCCAGGCAGCCGCGGATCCGCGCCTGTTCCCTGCGGGACGCGTCCGCCGCGCTCAGCGTGACCGTGACGATCTCCGCCACGTCGTCGAGGTAGTCCAGGTCCCGGGCGTTCAGCGTGCGGTCCGGCGTGGCGGAGAAGCAGCACAGCGTGCCGTAGACCTCGCCGGTGCTCAGCCGCAGCGGCGTGCCGAGGTAGTTGCCGATGCCCAGGCCCCGGGTGAACGGCAGCGGGGCGGTCACCGGGTTCGCGGCGGTGTCCGGCACGATACGGTCCAGCCTGCCGTCCACGATCCGCTGGCAGAAGGTGTCCTCCAGCGGATCGCCCAGCCCGGGGCTCAGACCCGGGATCGGCGCCACGGCGTCCACCCAGCGGAAGACGCGCCGGTCGTCGACGAACTCGGCGATGAACGCGACGTCCATGCCGAGGCGCCGGCGGACCACCTGCAGCACCTGCTGCAGCGCGTCCGTGGCGCCGGCCGCGGGGGCGGGGCCGTCCGGCACGAGCAGGGGGGAGAGGTGCATGTCCCCGTTGATCGGCAGCGGTCCGCCCGGTCCGAGAGATCCGTGCCCGGGTGAAGCGCGTCACAGCGCGTACCCGCTGATGGTCTGGGGTCTGTGGGAGGGTGAGGGTATGAATCGGCTCGCGGACGCCACTTCGCCCTATCTGCTCCAGCACAAGGACAATCCGGTCGACTGGTGGCCGTGGGGCGAGGAGGCGTTCGCGGAGGCGCGCCGGCGGGACGTGCCGGTGCTGATCTCGGTCGGCTACGCGGCCTGCCACTGGTGTCACGTGATGGCGCACGAGTCGTTCGAGGACGAGGCGATCGCGCATCTGGTCAACGAGGGCTTCGTGGCGATCAAGGTCGACCGGGAGGAGCGGCCGGACGTCGACGCGGTGTACATGACCGCCACGCAGGCGATGAGCGGGCAGGGCGGCTGGCCGATGACGGTCTTCGCCACGCCGTCCGGTGATCCGTTCTTCTGCGGCACCTACTACCCGCGGCCCACGTTCGCCGGGCTCCTGACGTCGGTGACCAAGGCGTGGCGGGAGCAGCGGGACGACGTGGTCAAGCAGGGCGCGGCCGTCGTCACCGCGATCGGCGGCGCGCAACTGGCCGGCGGGCCGACCGCGCCGATCTCCGCGGAGCTGCTGGACGCGGCCGCGACCCGGCTGGCCGCGGAGCACGACGAGCGGGCCGGCGGGTTCGGTGGTGCGCCGAAGTTCCCGCCGCACATGAACCTGCTGTTCCTGCTGCGGCACTGGCAGCGCACCGGGGACGCGCGGTCGCTGGAGATCGTGCGGCACACCGCGGAGTCGATGGCTCGCGGCGGCATCTACGACCAGCTGGCCGGCGGGTTCGCGCGGTATTCGGTCGACGCGCACTGGACCGTGCCGCACTTCGAGAAGATGCTGTACGACAACGCGCTGCTGCTGCGCGTCTACGCGGAACTGTGGCGGCTGACCGGCGACCCGCTGGCCCGCCGGATCGCGGACGAGATCGTGTCGTTCCTGGCCCGGGACCTGCTGACCGACGACGGTGGTTACGCGTCCGCGCTGGACGCGGACACCGACGGCGTGGAAGGGCTGACCTACGCCTGGACGCCGGACCAACTGCGCGAGGTGCTCGGCGACTCCGACGGCACCTGGGCCGCCGACCTGTTCCAGGTGACGCCGGGCGGCACGTTCGAGCACGGCTCGAGCGTGCTGGTCCTGGCCAGGGACATCGACGACGCGGCCCCGGAGATCACCGCGCGCTGGCGGGACGTGCGCAAACGTCTGCTCGCGGCGCGCGCGGGCCGTCCGCAGCCGGCCCGCGACGACAAGATCGTGGCGGCCTGGAACGGGCTGGCGGTGACCGCGCTGGCGCACTACGCGATGGCGCTGGAGGGCACCGAGAAGCCCGCCGAGGGCCATCCGGAGACGCTGGGCGAGCGCACGGTGGCGTACGGCGGCGCGCTGATGACCGCCCGGGCGCTGGCCGAGCGGCACCTGGTCGACGGCCGGCTGCGGCGCGTCTCCCGGGACGGCATGGTGGGCACCCCGGCCGGCGTGCTGGAGGACTACGGCTGCGTGGCCGAGGCGTTCTGCGCGATGCACGAGCTGACCGGCAAGGGCGAGTGGCTGGAGCGCGCCGGTGCGCTGCTGGACACCGCGCTCGCCCGCTTCGGCAACGGCGCCGGCGGGTTCTTCGACACCGCGGACGACGCGGAGAAGCTGGTCACCCGGCCGGCGGACCCGACCGACAACGCCACCCCGGCCGGGCTGTCGGCGATGGCGAACGCGCTGATCGCCTACTCCGCGCTGACCGGCGAGACGAGCTACCGGGACGCGGCCGAGGCGGCGCTGCGCACGATCGCGCCGATCGCGGACAGGCATCCGCGGTTCGCCGGTTACTCGCTGGCCGCGGCGGAGGCACTGGTCTCCGGGCCGTTCGAGATCGCGGTGGTCACCGGCGAACCCGAGACGGACCCGCTGGTCACGGCCGCGCGCAAGCTGGCCCCGCCCGGCGCGGTGGTGGTCGCGGGCCTGCCGGACCAGCCGGGTGTGCCACTGCTCGCGGACCGGCCGATGCTCGATGGAAAGTCCACCGCCTATGTGTGCCGCGGCTTCGTCTGCGACCGCCCGGTCACCTCGGAGGAGGAGCTGGCGGCCAGGCTACGCTGATCGGCGAGATGGATACCCGAACCGGTCTGCCCGTTGTCGGCATGGTGGGCGGTGGCCAGCTGGCCCGGATGACCCACCAGGCCGCGATCGCCCTCGGCCAGTCACTGCGTGTGCTGGCACAGTCCCCCGACGACGGCGCCGCGCTGGTCGCCGCGGACGTCCAGATCGGTGAGCACACCGACCTGGCCGCGCTGCGCGAGTTCGCGAAGTCGTGCGACGTGGTCACGTTCGACCACGAGCACGTGCCGTCCGCGCACATCCGGGCGCTGGCCGCCGAGGGGTTCGCGGTGCATCCGGGTGCGGACGCGCTGCAGTTCGCGCAGGACAAGCTGCTGATGCGCACGCGCCTGACCGAGCTGGGTTTTCCGGCGCCGCGCTGGCGTACCGTCGAGGGCCTTGATGATCTCGTGTCCTTCGGCGACGAGACCGGCTGGCCGGTGATCGCGAAGGCGACCCGCGGTGGTTACGACGGACGCGGCGTCTTCCCGCTCTCCGACGCGGACGAGGCCGCGGCGCTGGTCGCGACCGGCACACCGCTGATCGTCGAGGAGCGGGTGCGGCTGGTCCGGGAGCTGGCCGTACTATGCGCGCGGTCGCCGTTCGGGCAGGTCGCGGCGTACCCGGTGGTCGAGACCGTGCAGCGGGACGGCATCTGCGTGGAGGTGCTGGCCCCGGCGCCGGACCTCTCCGAGGAGCTGGCCGTGGCCGCGCAGGAGTTGGCGATAGGCGTCGCGAAGCAGCTCGGCGTGGTCGGCCTGCTCGCGGTCGAGTTGTTCGAGACCGCGGACGGCTTGCTGGTCAACGAGCTGGCGATGCGCCCGCACAACTCCGGTCACTGGACGATCGAGGGCGCGCGGACGTCGCAGTTCGAGCAGCACCTGCGCGCGGTGCTGGACTATCCGCTGGGCGAGACGTCGCTCGCCGCACCGGCCGTGGTGATGGCGAACCTGCTCGGTGGCGAACCCGGTGGCATGAGCATCGACGAGCGGCTGCACCACCTGTTCGCCGAAGATCCAGGGATCAAGGTTCACCTGTACGGCAAGCAGGTCCGCCCCGGCCGCAAGATCGGGCACGTGACCGCGCTGGGTTCCGACATGACTTCGGTACGGGCGCGGGCCGTCCGTGCCGCCAAGTGGCTGCAAGAGGGACAATGGTAAGCGTTGGCGTGATCATGGGTTCGGACTCGGACTGGCCGGTCATGAAGGCCGCGGCCGAGGCGCTGGACGAGTTCGGCGTCGCGCACGAGGTCCGGGTGATCTCCGCGCACCGCACGCCGCAGGGCATGCTCGACTACGCCACCGGCGCGGCCGGACGCGGCCTCCAGGTGATCATCGCGGGTGCGGGCGGCGCCGCCCACCTGCCCGGCATGGTCGCGTCCGCGACGCCGCTGCCGGTGATCGGCGTGCCGGTGCCGCTGAAACACCTCGACGGCATGGACTCGCTGATGTCGATCGTGCAGATGCCGTCCGGCATCCCGGTCGCGACCGTGTCGATCGCGGGCGCGCGCAACGCGGGCCTGCTCGCGGTGCGCATCCTGGCCGCCTCCGACCCGGCGCTGCAGGCGAAGGTGACCGAGTTCCAGGCCGCGCTGACCGAGATGGTGGCGGAGAAGGACGCGAAGCTGCGTGCGTCCCTCGGCTAGGGCGTGTTCTGGGCAGGCCGGAGACCGAGCGCGGCCGCGGCGCCGGTCGTGTCCAGCACGAACTCGACCACGCCGTTCGCGCGCAGGATGCGCAGGCCGCCGCCGTGCGCGACGGCCAGGTGCCGGCAGGCCAGCAGCGCCCGGACCGTGCTGGCGTCGATCAGCGTGACGGCACCGAAGTCGATCGTGATGTGCGGGTGCCCGTCGGCGATCACCTGCCACACCGCGGCGACGATCTGGTGTCGGTTGTCGTGGTCGAACTCGCCGACCGCCTCCAGGCGGGCGGGCCCGCGAACGAGGATGTGTGTTCCGGTCACGGTCTGATGCTGACCGGCCCAGCCGACCGGCGCTAGCGCGCGAAACGACCGCCGGGCACGCGGATGTGCCGGAAACGAAGTCCTCTCCTCACCCGAACGGATGCCGGCGCACGTGAGGCAGTGCTTCGCGGCCGTCGGGCTCGTTTATCGGATAACCGAGCCGCACGGTGGGAGAAGCCGGAGATCCCCATGGCGACCGTGTTCCAGACCACCGACGTCGATGCGGCGCACGAGTTCCTCTGCCGTGCCTACGGACGGCTGCGCCTGCGCGTCACCAACGGCGAGCACCACGCCCGGTTCGGCCACTATGCGCTCGGCGCCGCCCAGCTGCACCGCAACTCGTTCCGGATGAGCATCGACGTCGACAGCGCGCCACAGCAGACGCTCATCTTCGGCCGGGTCGCCGGCGGGCACATCGCGTTCCGGACCAGAGGCCCGGTCCGGGTGTACGGCAGACCGGGCGAGGTGTTCACCGCTGTCCAGCCCGGCGAGCCGCACCGGGCCGCCCTGGAGGACGCGGACCTGGAGCTGGCCGTGCTCGAGCCGGGACTGGTCGCCGAGGTCGCGGACGGTGCGCCCGGCCGGGCCGCCCACCCGATCCGGTTCGCCGCGAACGTGCCGGTGCCCGCGCGGTCGGCCTGGCTCTGGAGCACCACCTACGACTACGTGCTCGGCTGCGTCGCCGCCGCGCCGGAGGCGGTCGCCGAGCCGCTGGTCGCGGGCAGCATGGCCCGTCTGCTCGCGGCGACCGCGCTGGCGGTGTTCCCGCACGACGGGCCGGACGAGCCGACCATCGAGGACCGGCGGGACGCGCATCCGGTGCCGCTGCGGCGGGCGGTGGCGTTCATCGACGACAATGCGCACCGTGACATCAGCCCGGCCGACATCGCGTCCGTCGCGCACGTCTCCATCCGGGCCATCCAGCTGGCGTTCCGCCGCCACCTCGACACCACGCCGCGCGGATACCTGCGCCGGGTCCGGCTCGCGCACGCGCACCGTGACCTGCTCGCCGCGGACCCGCGCGACACGACGGTGATGGCGATCGCGAGCCGCTGGGGCTTCGCCGACCACAGCAGGTTCACCGCGCAGTACCGCGCGGTGTACGGCGTGATCCCCTCCTGGACGCTACGGCGCGCGGGCTGACGCACTCAGGTGCGGTAGCTTTGCGTATCGGCTGGAGGAGAGGCGTGCTATGGACCAGGCCGAGCGGCAGTTCGAGGAGCTGCTGATCCATCTGAAGGAGGCACGCGGCTTCG
Coding sequences within it:
- a CDS encoding sensor domain-containing phosphodiesterase — protein: MHLSPLLVPDGPAPAAGATDALQQVLQVVRRRLGMDVAFIAEFVDDRRVFRWVDAVAPIPGLSPGLGDPLEDTFCQRIVDGRLDRIVPDTAANPVTAPLPFTRGLGIGNYLGTPLRLSTGEVYGTLCCFSATPDRTLNARDLDYLDDVAEIVTVTLSAADASRREQARIRGCLAELERNGGPVVVVQPIVDLTSGKIAGSEALSRFPTGSPLTWFEEAARVGEGIALERSAIRNALAASRDTPGFMSLNLSPTTILAPGTLALFDDVPLDRLIVELTEQEKVDDLTDVRDALAPLRRRGLRVAIDDVGAGYAGLNRVVQLRPDIIKLDIGLVRGIEGDEIRQALSRALISFAQGSGSKVIAEGVETAGELRILRALGADYGQGWLFSRPCPPAQLTDAVVFDLDGL
- a CDS encoding thioredoxin domain-containing protein — its product is MNRLADATSPYLLQHKDNPVDWWPWGEEAFAEARRRDVPVLISVGYAACHWCHVMAHESFEDEAIAHLVNEGFVAIKVDREERPDVDAVYMTATQAMSGQGGWPMTVFATPSGDPFFCGTYYPRPTFAGLLTSVTKAWREQRDDVVKQGAAVVTAIGGAQLAGGPTAPISAELLDAAATRLAAEHDERAGGFGGAPKFPPHMNLLFLLRHWQRTGDARSLEIVRHTAESMARGGIYDQLAGGFARYSVDAHWTVPHFEKMLYDNALLLRVYAELWRLTGDPLARRIADEIVSFLARDLLTDDGGYASALDADTDGVEGLTYAWTPDQLREVLGDSDGTWAADLFQVTPGGTFEHGSSVLVLARDIDDAAPEITARWRDVRKRLLAARAGRPQPARDDKIVAAWNGLAVTALAHYAMALEGTEKPAEGHPETLGERTVAYGGALMTARALAERHLVDGRLRRVSRDGMVGTPAGVLEDYGCVAEAFCAMHELTGKGEWLERAGALLDTALARFGNGAGGFFDTADDAEKLVTRPADPTDNATPAGLSAMANALIAYSALTGETSYRDAAEAALRTIAPIADRHPRFAGYSLAAAEALVSGPFEIAVVTGEPETDPLVTAARKLAPPGAVVVAGLPDQPGVPLLADRPMLDGKSTAYVCRGFVCDRPVTSEEELAARLR
- a CDS encoding 5-(carboxyamino)imidazole ribonucleotide synthase gives rise to the protein MDTRTGLPVVGMVGGGQLARMTHQAAIALGQSLRVLAQSPDDGAALVAADVQIGEHTDLAALREFAKSCDVVTFDHEHVPSAHIRALAAEGFAVHPGADALQFAQDKLLMRTRLTELGFPAPRWRTVEGLDDLVSFGDETGWPVIAKATRGGYDGRGVFPLSDADEAAALVATGTPLIVEERVRLVRELAVLCARSPFGQVAAYPVVETVQRDGICVEVLAPAPDLSEELAVAAQELAIGVAKQLGVVGLLAVELFETADGLLVNELAMRPHNSGHWTIEGARTSQFEQHLRAVLDYPLGETSLAAPAVVMANLLGGEPGGMSIDERLHHLFAEDPGIKVHLYGKQVRPGRKIGHVTALGSDMTSVRARAVRAAKWLQEGQW
- the purE gene encoding 5-(carboxyamino)imidazole ribonucleotide mutase, which gives rise to MVSVGVIMGSDSDWPVMKAAAEALDEFGVAHEVRVISAHRTPQGMLDYATGAAGRGLQVIIAGAGGAAHLPGMVASATPLPVIGVPVPLKHLDGMDSLMSIVQMPSGIPVATVSIAGARNAGLLAVRILAASDPALQAKVTEFQAALTEMVAEKDAKLRASLG
- a CDS encoding STAS domain-containing protein gives rise to the protein MTGTHILVRGPARLEAVGEFDHDNRHQIVAAVWQVIADGHPHITIDFGAVTLIDASTVRALLACRHLAVAHGGGLRILRANGVVEFVLDTTGAAAALGLRPAQNTP
- a CDS encoding helix-turn-helix transcriptional regulator gives rise to the protein MATVFQTTDVDAAHEFLCRAYGRLRLRVTNGEHHARFGHYALGAAQLHRNSFRMSIDVDSAPQQTLIFGRVAGGHIAFRTRGPVRVYGRPGEVFTAVQPGEPHRAALEDADLELAVLEPGLVAEVADGAPGRAAHPIRFAANVPVPARSAWLWSTTYDYVLGCVAAAPEAVAEPLVAGSMARLLAATALAVFPHDGPDEPTIEDRRDAHPVPLRRAVAFIDDNAHRDISPADIASVAHVSIRAIQLAFRRHLDTTPRGYLRRVRLAHAHRDLLAADPRDTTVMAIASRWGFADHSRFTAQYRAVYGVIPSWTLRRAG